The Coffea eugenioides isolate CCC68of chromosome 8, Ceug_1.0, whole genome shotgun sequence genome has a segment encoding these proteins:
- the LOC113781101 gene encoding disease resistance protein RPM1-like has product MAETVLSFVLDQLSTFLHEEGRLLGGLRQEVQFIMDELEQMRAFLREAEAREEDAQPTLQQWIKQVRDAAYDTEDILDEFVARFARHRATGFYGSVRRIFSSIKNLRARHRVASEIQSIKSRIKSISEGHQRYQSEYGISAQASSSLSAVNNTTWRYSRDDALLVEEAKLVGIDQPKKRLIPELLRGDDYQLKVVSVVGMGGLGKTTLVKRVHEDPDVRRHFPVRAWVTVSETCDFQYLLKDLIQQLHKEGNKPVPQSIESMTTTELKKIVKDFLQQAGRYAIVFDDVWDVEFWNIIKFTLPESSHGNLVMLTTRRADVASASCIESRGLVYRMEPLSVKDSRTLFCNKIFNGGNCPGHLMDVSKGILDKCEGLPLAILAISGLLASKDVNRIDEWEMVRRSLGGELEGTGKLDRVKKILSLSYNDLPGHLKTCLLYTSIFPEDYEIACIRLIHLWIAERYVERREGMSFAIVAWSYLIELVNRSLIQVTKVFFEGIPQYCRIHD; this is encoded by the coding sequence ATGGCAGAAACTGTTCTCTCTTTTGTGCTGGATCAACTCTCAACTTTTCTGCACGAGGAGGGACGACTATTGGGAGGGCTTCGGCAAGAGGTCCAATTCATCATGGATGAGTTGGAGCAAATGAGAGCTTTCCTGCGAGAGGCAGAAGCAAGAGAAGAAGATGCTCAACCCACGCTCCAACAATGGATCAAGCAAGTGCGAGATGCTGCTTATGACACTGAGGACATTCTTGATGAATTTGTAGCTCGCTTTGCTCGGCATCGCGCAACAGGATTCTACGGCTCTGTTCGGAGAATTTTCAGCTCCATCAAGAATTTGAGAGCTCGTCATCGAGTTGCTAGCGAAATACAAAGCATCAAGTCCAGAATCAAAAGTATTTCTGAAGGTCATCAAAGATACCAATCCGAATATGGTATCTCTGCCCAAGCGTCCAGCTCACTTTCTGCTGTGAACAACACAACATGGCGCTATAGCAGAGATGACGCACTGCTTGTGGAAGAAGCTAAATTAGTTGGAATTGACCAGCCCAAGAAACGTCTTATTCCTGAGCTCCTTCGAGGGGATGATTACCAACTAAAGGTTGTTTCAGTGGTTGGTATGGGAGGACTTGGCAAAACTACCCTAGTGAAAAGAGTCCACGAGGATCCTGATGTCAGAAGGCATTTCCCAGTTCGTGCTTGGGTAACTGTCTCTGAAACATGTGACTTTCAGTACCTCCTGAAAGACTTGATTCAGCAGTTACACAAGGAAGGGAATAAACCAGTCCCACAATCGATAGAGTCTATGACTACCACTGAGCTGAAAAAAattgtcaaagattttcttcaacaagctGGAAGGTATGCGATTGTTTTTGATGATGTATGGGACGTGGAATTTTGGAATATCATCAAATTTACACTGCCCGAGAGTAGCCACGGCAACCTTGTCATGCTAACAACTCGAAGAGCTGATGTAGCCTCTGCCTCTTGCATTGAATCTCGGGGTCTTGTCTACAGAATGGAGCCACTCTCTGTAAAGGATTCGAGGACCCTGTTTTGCAACAAGATCTTTAATGGTGGTAATTGCCCTGGCCATTTGATGGATGTTTCCAAAGGTATATTGGACAAATGTGAGGGCTTGCCCCTTGCAATCCTTGCAATCAGCGGGCTTTTGGCTTCAAAAGATGTAAACAGAATAGACGAATGGGAGATGGTTCGACGCAGCCTTGGGGGTGAATTAGAAGGCACGGGTAAGCTGGACAGAGTTAAAAAGATACTCTCTCTCAGTTATAATGATTTGCCTGGGCATTTAAAGACATGTCTGTTGTACACAAGCATCTTCCCAGAGGATTATGAAATAGCATGCATTAGACTAATTCATTTGTGGATTGCTGAAAGGTATGTGGAACGGAGGGAAGGAATGAGTTTTGCAATTGTAGCTTGGAGTTATCTCATTGAACTCGTCAATAGAAGCCTAATTCAAGTGACTAAGGTGTTTTTTGAAGGAATACCTCAATATTGTCGAATCCAtgactag